Proteins co-encoded in one Amaranthus tricolor cultivar Red isolate AtriRed21 chromosome 7, ASM2621246v1, whole genome shotgun sequence genomic window:
- the LOC130817675 gene encoding putative pentatricopeptide repeat-containing protein At5g43820 codes for MAFSLQKFIVAKPSRYSSFSLFSMFSLFSFPQFSTVESSYRFEQQNQQNLSVNNIIQRPIDSSNLNESKVLSELFNLLPIHHSTLIPKNLFSPSPVKTLIENKTLIRISPDEFLPLEDKLRGVFLQKLNGKALIENALDNALSDADLSADVVSRVLDRGNLGGDAMVLFFNWAVKKPSVGFTLMVHHVVLKALGRRKFFDFMMAKFREMYIEGISASCETLEIVMDSFIRARCVSRAVELFRNLDKFGMKCDTKNFNVLLRCLCKRSHVGTANSQLNLMRGKLVFDCVTYNVVISGWAKLGRLSEMEKCLKEMVEDGFCPDCKTYSCLIEGLGRAGHVDDAVKIFETMKGEGCQPDERVYNAMIANYVSVGDFDECMRYYEEMARSNCSPDQDTYSKIIGGFLKARKVADALELFEKMLHQGVIPTTGMVTSFIEPLCSYGPPQAAMMIYKSARKQGCVISLTAYKLLLMRLSRFGKCGILLKLWDEMQESGYSSDMEVYEYVVNGLCNNGQLETAVCVLEEALHKGFCPSRLMYSKLNNKLMAFDKVETAYKLFLKVKQARVTENARKFWCSNGWHF; via the coding sequence ATGGCGTTTTCTCTTCAAAAGTTCATAGTTGCTAAACCATCCAGGTattcctctttctctctcttctcaatgttttcattattttcatttcctCAATTTTCCACCGTTGAGTCTTCTTATAGAtttgaacaacaaaatcaacaaaatctATCTGTCAATAATATCATTCAAAGACCAATTGATTCCAGTAATCTAAACGAATCTAAAGTCCTTTCTGAACTCTTCAATCTTTTACCAATTCATCATTCAACTTTGATCCCCAAGAATCTATTTTCTCCCAGTCCCGTAAAAACCCTGATTGAAAACAAAACCCTAATTAGGATTTCCCCTGATGAGTTTTTACCTCTGGAAGATAAGTTACGAGGAGTTTTTCTCCAAAAACTTAATGGAAAAGCTTTAATTGAAAATGCCTTGGATAATGCTTTAAGTGATGCAGATTTAAGTGCTGATGTTGTTTCTAGGGTTTTAGATCGGGGAAATTTAGGGGGTGATGCTatggttttgttttttaattgggCAGTGAAGAAGCCTAGTGTTGGTTTTACTTTAATGGTGCATCACGTGGTTCTTAAGGCTTTAGGAAGGAGGAAGTTTTTTGACTTTATGATGGCTAAGTTTAGGGAAATGTATATTGAAGGGATAAGTGCTAGTTGCGAGACGCTTGAAATTGTGATGGATAGTTTTATTAGAGCTCGGTGTGTATCGAGGGCAGTGGAGTTGTTTAgaaatttggataaatttggGATGAAATGTGATACTAAGAATTTCAATGTGCTATTGAGGTGTTTGTGTAAACGATCTCATGTGGGCACCGCGAATTCGCAGTTGAATTTGATGAGGGGAAAATTGGTATTTGATTGTGTGACTTACAATGTGGTCATTAGTGGGTGGGCGAAGTTAGGCAGGCTTAGTGAAATGGAGAAGTGCTTGAAAGAGATGGTGGAAGATGGGTTTTGTCCAGATTGTAAGACATATAGTTGTCTTATTGAAGGTTTGGGTAGAGCTGGTCATGTCGATGATGCTGTTAAGATATTTGAAACCATGAAAGGTGAAGGGTGTCAACCGGACGAAAGAGTTTATAATGCAATGATTGCTAATTATGTCTCGGTGGGTGATTTTGATGAATGTATGAGGTATTATGAAGAGATGGCAAGAAGTAATTGTTCACCAGACCAAGACACCTATTCAAAAATTATCGGTGGCTTTCTTAAGGCTCGAAAAGTGGCTGATGCCCTTGAATTATTTGAAAAGATGTTGCATCAAGGTGTTATTCCTACCACTGGAATGGTAACGTCTTTCATTGAGCCCTTGTGTAGTTATGGTCCACCTCAAGCTGCTATGATGATTTATAAAAGTGCTAGAAAACAGGGATGTGTTATATCACTGACTGCTTATAAGTTGTTGCTTATGAGGCTTTCTCGGTTTGGTAAATGTGGAATACTTTTGAAGTTGTGGGATGAGATGCAAGAGAGTGGATATTCCTCTGATATGGAGGTTTATGAGTATGTTGTTAATGGATTGTGCAACAACGGACAACTTGAGACTGCTGTTTGTGTTCTAGAGGAGGCTCTGCATAAGGGGTTTTGTCCAAGCAGGCTTATGTACAGTAAACTGAACAACAAATTGATGGCCTTTGATAAAGTAGAGACAGCGTATAAACTCTTTCTGAAGGTAAAACAAGCTCGTGTTACTGAAAATGCTAGGAAATTCTGGTGTTCAAATGGCTGGCACTTTTAG
- the LOC130818089 gene encoding 26S proteasome regulatory subunit 6A homolog translates to MASAMVEDPNFQEDQLANMTTEDIVRASRILDNEIRILKEDVQRTSLELDSFKEKIKENQEKIKLNKQLPYLVGNIVEILEMNPEDETEEDGANIDLDSQRKGKCVVLKTSTRQTIFLPVVGLVDPDTLKPGDLVGVNKDSYLILDTLPSEYDSRVKAMEVDEKPTEDYSDIGGLEKQIQELVEAIVLPMTHKERFQTIGIRPPKGVLLYGPPGTGKTLMARACAAQTNATFLKLAGPQLVQMFIGDGAKLVRDAFQLAKEKAPCIIFIDEIDAIGTKRFDSEVSGDREVQRTMLELLNQLDGFSSDERIKVIAATNRADILDPALMRSGRLDRKIEFPHPTEEARARILQIHSRKMNVHPDVNFEELARSTDDFNGAQLKAVCVEAGMLALRRDATEVNHEDFNEGIIQVQAKKKASLNYYA, encoded by the exons ATGGCGTCGGCGATGGTAGAAGATCCGAACTTTCAGGAAGATCAGCTTGCTAATATGACCACTGAAGATATAGTTAGGGCTTCTCGTATTCTCGACAATGAGATTCGCATTCTCAAG GAGGATGTACAAAGAACGTCTTTGGAGTTGGATTCGTTTAAAGAGAAGATTAAAGAGAATCAAGAAAAAATTAAGCTTAATAAGCAACTTCCTTACCTTGTCGGTAATATTGTTGag ATATTGGAAATGAATCCAGAAGACGAGACTGAGGAAGATGGTGCCAATATTGATCTTGACTCCCAAAGAAAAGGGAAATGTGTTGTGCTTAAAACATCGACCAGACAG ACAATATTTCTTCCTGTTGTTGGACTAGTTGATCCTGATACGCTGAAACCTGGTGATTTAGTTGGTGTCAACAAAGATAGTTATCTTATCCTGGACACTCTGCCATCGGAATATGATTCTCGAGTAAAAGCTATGGAAGTTGATGAAAAACCAACGGAAGATTACAGCGATATTGGAGGCCTGGAGAAACAG ATTCAGGAGCTTGTTGAAGCTATTGTTTTGCCAATGACACACAAGGAACGTTTCCAAACAATAGGAATCCGTCCTCCTAAAGGAGTTCTTTTGTATGGCCCTCCTGGAACAGGAAAAACTCTTATGGCGCGAGCATGTGCTGCCCAAACAAATGCCACTTTTCTGAAGTTAGCTGGTCCACAGCTTGTCCAG atGTTCATTGGAGATGGGGCAAAGCTTGTGCGTGATGCTTTTCAACTGGCAAAAGAGAAGGCTCCTTGCATCATATTTATTGATGAAATCGATGCTATTGGTACCAAGCGATTTGACAG TGAAGTGAGTGGTGACAGAGAAGTGCAACGAACTATGTTGGAGCTTTTAAATCAGCTTGACGGCTTTAGTAGTGATGAAAGGATTAAG GTAATTGCAGCTACCAACAGGGCGGATATTCTGGATCCTGCCCTCATGCGATCTGGTCGACTTGACCGTAAGATTGAATTTCCTCACCCAACCGAGGAGGCAAGAGCTCGTATTTTACAG ATCCATTCAAGGAAAATGAATGTGCACCCTGATGTAAATTTTGAAGAATTGGCTCGCTCCACAGACGACTTCAATGGTGCCCAGTTAAAGGCTGTCTGTGTTGAGGCAGGCATGTTAGCGCTTCGACGGGATGCGACAGAG GTGAACCATGAGGACTTTAATGAAGGGATCATTCAAGTCCAAGCAAAGAAGAAAGCAAGCCTAAATTACTATGCTTAG
- the LOC130818090 gene encoding translationally-controlled tumor protein homolog encodes MLLYQDLLTGDELLSDSFRYQELFEGCLWEVPGKWVQQGPVDFDIGANPSAEGGEDETIDDQAVRVVDIVDTFRLQEQPAFDKKQFIGWIKKYIKLLTEKLDAETVDVFKKNVEPATKFLLSKLSDLQFFVGESMGDDAAIVFAYYKDGATNPTFLYFSHGLKEVKC; translated from the exons ATGCTTCTTTACCAGGATCTTCTTACCG GTGACGAGCTTTTGTCCGACTCCTTCCGCTACCAAGAACTATTTGAAGGATGCCTTTGGGAAGTACCAGGAAAG TGGGTTCAACAAGGGCCCGTTGATTTTGATATCGGAGCCAATCCATCGGCTGAAGGTGGTGAGGATGAAACTATCGATGATCAAGCTGTTAGGGTTGTCGACATTGTTGACACTTTTCGACTTCAG GAACAACCTGCTTTTGATAAGAAACAATTCATTGGATGGATTAAGAAATATATCAAACTTCTGACTGAAAAGCTGGATGCGGAGACAGTTGATGTCTTTAAAAAGAATGTTGAGCCAGCAACCAAGTTTCTCTTGTCAAAGCTTAGCGACCTTCAATT CTTTGTGGGTGAGAGCATGGGTGACGATGCTGCAATTGTGTTTGCTTACTACAAGGATGGTGCTACTAATCCAACTTTCTTGTACTTTTCCCATGGTTTGAAGGAAGTCAAGTGTTAA